CCTCGTGCTGGGCAAGAAAGCCGCGCCCCGCGCGGCGACGCGCAACATGGTGCGCCGCGCGCTGCGCGAGACATTTCGGCAGCGCAAGGCGGATTACGACGGCTGGGACCTGCTGATCAGGCTGCACCTGCGTTTCGACAGGCAGCGGTTCCCGGGCGCGGCATCGCCGGCCCTGAAACGCGCCTGCCGCGCCGAAGTCGTCGCCCTGCTCGACGAGGCGCGCCGGCACGTGGCGCGGCGTCGGACGGCGGGCGCGTCCTGACGCGGCGCGATGCGGTCCCTTCTATTCGGTCTGCTGCGGTTCTATAAGCTCGCGATCAGCCC
The sequence above is a segment of the Robbsia betulipollinis genome. Coding sequences within it:
- a CDS encoding ribonuclease P protein component: MRGSPEGFPRTARLLSAAEFSTMFRMRPLKRSEHFVVYARPREKEGMHREHGVEPVAPASPPSSSSTEGTVAAVLAPAALPGRMGLVLGKKAAPRAATRNMVRRALRETFRQRKADYDGWDLLIRLHLRFDRQRFPGAASPALKRACRAEVVALLDEARRHVARRRTAGAS